CTTGGCGGTTTCCACCATGGCCCCGGAGATGCGATCCACGGCCTCGCGGAAGACCTTGTTGCCCTCCATCTTGACGTGCCCGGCCTTGCCGGTCGTTGAGACGCCACCATCGGTGTACAGAAGATCAACCATTGACCCGTCGCAGCGAAGATGGCTGGCCTTAATCGTCCGATCACCTGCTTCTTCCACGGTCTTGCGGGTCATGACGAAGGCACCAGCGCCGTCCCCGAACAGGACGCAGGTCCGCCGGTCTTCCCAGTCAAGGATGCGTGAGAACGTCTCGGCGCCGATAATCACGGCGGTCTTGTTCTGACCACTGATCAGAAACTTCTCCGCGATCGACAGAGCATAGACAAAGCCCGTGCAGACGGCGTTGACGTCGAAGGCCGCGCCCTGCTTGACCCCCAGCTTGGCCTGCACGATGGCGGCGGTGGCCGGGAAGGTGAGGTCGGGGGTCGCGGTTGCGACGATGATCAGGTCAATATCGCCCGATTCAAGGCCGGCATCGGCAATCGCATTGCGGGCGGCTTCTGCCGCCAGATCTGACGTATATTGACCTTCCGCAGCGACGTAGCGCTGTCGGATTCCGGTCCGTTCGGTAATCCATTCGTCACTCGTATCGACTGTCTTTGACAGCTCTTCATTGGTGACAGCGTGGGCGGGCAGGGCAATGCCGCTACCAACAATGGCAGCGGTGAAGGGCATCTGGGAACTCATTCAGCAACAGCCGACAGAGCGGCCTCCTCACGGGCAACACGCTCTGCGGTGCGGGTTTCGACTTCATCAACGGTCCGGGCGATTTCGTCCTGAAACGGATGTTTTGCCAGATTTTCGGCGACCCTGATCGCTGAACACATACCTTCAGCATCCGCACTGCCATGGCTCTTGATCACGATGCCGTTCAGGCCGAGCAGGGGCGCGCCGTTGAAATTCGACGCGTTCATCCGGGCC
This genomic stretch from Parvularcula sp. LCG005 harbors:
- a CDS encoding beta-ketoacyl-ACP synthase III; this encodes MPFTAAIVGSGIALPAHAVTNEELSKTVDTSDEWITERTGIRQRYVAAEGQYTSDLAAEAARNAIADAGLESGDIDLIIVATATPDLTFPATAAIVQAKLGVKQGAAFDVNAVCTGFVYALSIAEKFLISGQNKTAVIIGAETFSRILDWEDRRTCVLFGDGAGAFVMTRKTVEEAGDRTIKASHLRCDGSMVDLLYTDGGVSTTGKAGHVKMEGNKVFREAVDRISGAMVETAKIADIALSEVDWFVPHQANQRIIGGVVRKLGIDGDKVVATIGQHGNTSAASIPLAFHTARDDGRIKKGDLIMIEGMGGGLTWGAALFRF